A genomic stretch from Streptomyces sp. QL37 includes:
- a CDS encoding NAD-dependent epimerase/dehydratase family protein translates to MTNAPRGRRVVVTGATGNVGTSVVRALAEDPSVASVLGLARRRPELTVPGVEWGTVDLEHGDSPRRLAEHLAGADAVVHLAWRFQPTHDPVVTWRSNVEGSLRVFGAVRDAGVPVLVHASSVGAYSPGPKQEPGVDEQWPTHGWPDAAYCREKAYLERVLDTYELRNPGIRVVRMRPGFLFKRTAASEQRRIFGGRYLPGGLLRPDLLPFVPDLKGLRFQVLHTDDAAEAYRLAVTNDVRGAFNLAADSVTDARQLGELLDARVVRTPTALVRSALSAAWRTHAVPASPHLFDAVLRLPVMNSARAREELGWRPAYTATDALTAFLQGVTRGEGEDTAPLAGRRWG, encoded by the coding sequence ATGACGAACGCACCCCGGGGCCGGCGTGTCGTGGTCACCGGCGCCACCGGGAACGTGGGGACCAGTGTCGTCCGGGCCCTGGCGGAGGACCCCTCCGTGGCCTCGGTCCTCGGCCTGGCGCGACGTCGGCCGGAACTCACCGTGCCCGGCGTGGAGTGGGGCACGGTGGATCTCGAACACGGCGACAGCCCAAGGAGGCTGGCGGAACACCTGGCCGGCGCCGATGCCGTCGTCCACCTGGCCTGGCGCTTCCAGCCCACGCACGACCCCGTCGTCACCTGGCGGAGCAATGTGGAGGGCTCACTGCGGGTCTTCGGCGCGGTCCGGGACGCGGGCGTGCCGGTCCTGGTCCACGCCTCGTCGGTGGGCGCCTACTCGCCGGGGCCGAAGCAGGAGCCGGGTGTGGACGAGCAGTGGCCCACACACGGGTGGCCCGATGCGGCGTACTGCCGGGAGAAGGCCTACCTGGAACGCGTGCTGGACACCTACGAGCTACGGAACCCGGGTATCAGAGTGGTGCGTATGCGCCCGGGGTTCTTGTTCAAGCGGACGGCGGCGAGCGAACAGCGCAGGATCTTCGGCGGCCGCTACCTGCCGGGCGGACTCCTCCGCCCCGACCTGCTGCCGTTCGTCCCCGACCTGAAAGGGCTGCGCTTCCAGGTGCTGCACACGGACGACGCCGCCGAGGCCTACCGGCTCGCCGTCACGAACGACGTCCGGGGCGCCTTCAATCTCGCCGCGGACTCCGTGACCGACGCACGGCAGCTCGGCGAACTGCTCGATGCCCGTGTCGTGCGCACCCCGACGGCGCTGGTGCGCAGCGCCCTGTCCGCCGCGTGGCGGACGCACGCGGTGCCCGCCTCCCCGCACCTGTTCGACGCCGTGCTGCGTCTCCCGGTCATGAACAGCGCCCGGGCCCGGGAAGAACTGGGCTGGCGGCCCGCGTACACGGCCACCGACGCGCTGACCGCCTTCCTGCAAGGGGTCACCCGTGGTGAGGGGGAGGACACCGCCCCGCTGGCGGGCAGGCGGTGGGGATGA
- a CDS encoding alcohol dehydrogenase catalytic domain-containing protein — protein sequence MRALTWQGRRDVRVETVPDPVIKDPTDIIVRITSSGICGSDLHLYEVLGPYLTPGDILGHEPMGVVEETGREVTAVKRGDRVVVPFNVSCGDCFMCGQGLQSQCETTQVREYGSGAALFGYTKLYGQVPGGQAELLRVPFGNTLPVKVPDGPPDDRFVYLSDVLPTAWQAVEYAAVPPGGSVTVLGLGPIGDMAARIALHRGAGLVIGVDLVSDRLQRSAARGVRTLDLREHGKNLGDAVRDLTDGRGTDAVIDAVGMEAHGAPVAKAGQWAVGMLPDPAARALMERAGIDRLSALLAAIDLVRRGGTVSVSGVYGGAVDPLPLLKMFDKQIQLRMGQANVRNWVPDLLPLLVDDDPLGVDGFATHHLPLADGPKAYETFQQKADGMVKTLLRP from the coding sequence ATGCGCGCACTCACCTGGCAAGGACGGCGGGACGTCCGCGTGGAGACGGTCCCCGACCCCGTGATCAAGGATCCGACGGACATCATCGTCCGGATCACGTCGAGCGGTATCTGCGGATCGGATCTCCACCTGTACGAGGTGCTCGGCCCCTATCTCACACCCGGCGACATCCTCGGGCACGAACCGATGGGCGTGGTGGAGGAGACCGGCCGCGAGGTCACCGCCGTCAAGCGCGGGGACCGCGTCGTGGTCCCGTTCAACGTCTCCTGCGGCGACTGTTTCATGTGCGGCCAGGGACTCCAGTCGCAGTGCGAGACCACCCAGGTCCGTGAGTACGGGAGCGGCGCCGCCCTGTTCGGATACACCAAGCTCTACGGGCAGGTGCCCGGCGGACAGGCGGAGCTGCTCCGTGTCCCCTTCGGCAACACCCTGCCGGTCAAGGTCCCCGACGGCCCGCCCGACGACCGGTTCGTCTATCTGTCGGACGTCCTTCCGACCGCCTGGCAGGCCGTGGAGTACGCGGCCGTGCCGCCCGGCGGCAGCGTGACCGTCCTGGGGCTCGGGCCGATCGGGGACATGGCGGCACGCATCGCCCTGCACCGTGGTGCCGGGCTGGTCATCGGCGTGGACCTGGTCTCCGACCGGCTCCAGCGGAGCGCTGCCAGAGGCGTCCGGACCCTGGACCTGCGGGAGCACGGCAAGAACCTCGGAGACGCCGTGCGCGATCTCACGGACGGACGCGGCACCGACGCCGTCATCGACGCGGTCGGCATGGAGGCCCACGGAGCACCCGTGGCCAAGGCGGGGCAGTGGGCCGTCGGAATGCTGCCCGACCCGGCGGCGCGCGCGCTCATGGAACGTGCCGGCATCGACCGGCTCAGCGCCCTGCTGGCCGCGATCGATCTGGTGCGCCGGGGCGGCACCGTGTCCGTCTCCGGTGTCTACGGGGGCGCCGTGGACCCGCTGCCCCTGCTCAAGATGTTCGACAAGCAGATACAGCTGCGGATGGGGCAGGCCAACGTCAGGAACTGGGTGCCCGACCTCCTGCCGCTGCTCGTCGACGACGACCCGCTCGGGGTGGACGGCTTCGCCACCCACCACCTGCCGCTGGCCGACGGGCCGAAGGCGTACGAGACCTTCCAGCAGAAGGCGGACGGCATGGTGAAGACCCTGCTCAGGCCGTGA
- a CDS encoding SRPBCC family protein, with the protein MAIRHQLIHHPPSALWAVLEQPEQYGKWVVGTHDSRLLEGRWPEVGSSIEYTLRLGPKDFQGRTTVRRLVRPEVLELEVYSGFLGTARIAFDIRPWGDKTLVLLDEHPLQGIGGTLHNVALDAVLQIRHRTMLKRLAEAVDADVEGGQPAG; encoded by the coding sequence ATGGCCATTCGCCACCAGCTGATCCATCACCCGCCCTCGGCCCTGTGGGCGGTACTGGAGCAACCGGAGCAGTACGGGAAATGGGTGGTGGGCACGCACGACTCCCGCCTCCTGGAAGGCCGGTGGCCCGAGGTGGGCTCCTCCATCGAGTACACCCTGCGGCTCGGTCCCAAGGACTTCCAGGGCCGTACCACCGTGCGCCGCCTGGTGCGGCCCGAGGTGCTGGAACTGGAGGTGTACAGCGGGTTCCTGGGCACGGCGCGCATCGCGTTCGACATCCGCCCCTGGGGCGACAAGACCCTGGTGCTGCTCGACGAGCACCCGCTGCAAGGGATCGGCGGCACCCTGCACAACGTCGCCCTCGACGCGGTCCTCCAGATCAGGCACCGGACCATGCTGAAACGACTGGCCGAGGCGGTCGACGCCGATGTGGAGGGCGGTCAGCCCGCCGGCTGA
- a CDS encoding glutamate--cysteine ligase, with amino-acid sequence MRTVGVEEELLLVDAESGDARALSTAVLALAERRAEGDSVFESELHDQQVEFATEPRAVMDDLAEEIRRWRTEAAHSAAEAGAAVAALATSPLPVSPSIGEGERYRWLADRFGLTAQEQLTCGCHVHVSVESDEEGVAVLDRMRPWLPVLLALSANSPFWQGQDTSYDSYRSRVWGRWPSAGPVEVFGSADRYHEQVRQLVGTGVLRDEGMIYFDARLSYRYPTVEVRVADVCLDPADTVLLATLVRGLVETAARAWRAGGPPDPAPVSALRMAAWQAARSGMEGRLIHPLTMRPEPAADVAGALLAHVGPALEDSGDLASADKALRTLLTRGTGSRAQRELLAGSDSLRTVVTECAARTRG; translated from the coding sequence GTGCGGACTGTCGGTGTCGAGGAAGAACTGCTGCTCGTCGACGCGGAGAGCGGTGACGCCCGCGCACTGTCGACGGCGGTGCTGGCCCTGGCGGAGCGCCGGGCCGAGGGGGACTCCGTCTTCGAGTCGGAACTGCACGACCAGCAAGTGGAGTTCGCCACCGAGCCACGGGCGGTGATGGACGATCTGGCGGAGGAGATCCGCCGCTGGCGGACGGAGGCGGCACACAGCGCGGCCGAGGCCGGCGCCGCCGTGGCTGCCCTGGCGACCTCACCGCTGCCGGTCAGCCCCTCCATAGGCGAGGGCGAGCGGTACCGGTGGCTGGCGGACCGGTTCGGTCTGACCGCACAGGAGCAGCTGACCTGTGGGTGCCATGTGCATGTATCGGTGGAGTCGGACGAGGAGGGGGTCGCCGTGCTGGACCGGATGCGGCCCTGGCTTCCCGTCCTGCTGGCGCTGAGCGCGAACTCCCCCTTCTGGCAGGGACAGGACACCTCGTACGACAGCTACCGGAGCAGGGTGTGGGGCCGCTGGCCGTCGGCCGGACCGGTGGAGGTGTTCGGCTCCGCGGACCGCTACCACGAGCAGGTCCGGCAGCTGGTCGGCACCGGTGTCCTGCGCGACGAGGGAATGATCTACTTCGACGCGCGGCTCTCGTACCGCTATCCCACGGTGGAGGTCAGGGTCGCGGACGTGTGTCTGGACCCGGCGGACACCGTGCTGCTCGCCACGCTCGTGCGCGGCCTGGTCGAGACGGCGGCGCGCGCCTGGCGGGCCGGTGGTCCGCCGGACCCGGCCCCGGTGAGCGCGCTGCGCATGGCCGCCTGGCAGGCCGCCCGCTCTGGCATGGAGGGGCGGCTGATCCATCCCCTCACCATGCGTCCCGAGCCGGCCGCCGATGTCGCGGGCGCCCTGCTCGCCCACGTGGGTCCGGCGCTGGAGGACAGCGGTGACCTCGCGTCGGCGGACAAGGCGCTGCGGACGCTGCTGACGCGGGGGACCGGGTCGCGGGCCCAGCGTGAACTGCTGGCGGGCTCGGACAGTCTCCGGACCGTCGTGACCGAGTGCGCGGCCAGGACCCGCGGCTGA
- a CDS encoding LapA family protein — MSPKDVSSDTTSAFAPARIAVIVLAVLAIVFICVNTAEVTIRVIIPKVTMPLWAALLGVFLAGGLCGAYLFRRRAAR; from the coding sequence ATGAGCCCCAAGGACGTATCGAGCGACACGACGAGCGCCTTCGCGCCGGCCCGGATCGCCGTCATCGTGCTGGCGGTGCTGGCGATCGTCTTCATCTGCGTGAACACCGCCGAGGTCACCATCCGCGTCATCATCCCCAAGGTCACGATGCCGCTCTGGGCGGCACTGCTGGGCGTCTTCCTGGCCGGAGGGCTCTGCGGGGCCTATCTGTTCCGCCGGCGGGCGGCGCGGTAG
- a CDS encoding CocE/NonD family hydrolase: MEVHVSRAVPSFRRPRPLALLAGAALLAPLALTAAPPASAADNYTVTPLEFTVRAGDRSCTVDADLYRPAGVDAQHPAPAVLATNGFGGSKNDGSTDVIGKAFAERGYVGLVYSGLGFGESGCLITLDDPVIDGKAASGLVDFLAGTRAADDGTKADYVTTDAPGDPVVGMIGGSYGGAIQMATASADHRVDALVPLITWNDLAYSLAPNAAGASRGVSSDTPGVFKWQWTNGFYLMGEGQPLLVPSLDPSRFGSLGCLHFARQACDIIRLLNSGRYPADATEEILTYARSVSPASYLSGVTAPTLLVQGQADSLFNLNEATATYRALEAQGTTTKMIWQAWGHSGGSVPGELDLSTGNLETSYVGQRILAWFDRYLHHDESTSTGPEFAYYRDWESGYGTAAAVPGLSRTLYLSGDGALVDSRSKVTRGSRQYTNWLLPTSHSESSLAGLIGLSDPAPYDTKGTYLGWTSAPLTAPVDVVGAPKATLKVVSPKTERVQNSGDAADKLTLFAKVYDVAPDGTQKLVNRLVAPVRVPDVTRAFTVELPGIVHRYETGHRLRFVIAASDTAYFGNRGIKPVTVVSAPQDTGVLELPVIG, encoded by the coding sequence GTGGAGGTCCATGTGTCGCGAGCTGTGCCCAGTTTCCGTCGTCCACGTCCACTCGCCCTGCTCGCCGGGGCGGCGCTGCTCGCCCCGCTCGCCCTGACCGCCGCGCCACCCGCGTCCGCGGCCGACAACTACACCGTCACCCCACTGGAGTTCACCGTGCGGGCCGGCGACCGGTCCTGCACGGTCGACGCCGACCTCTACCGGCCGGCGGGCGTCGACGCGCAGCACCCGGCCCCGGCCGTCCTCGCCACCAACGGCTTCGGCGGCAGCAAGAACGACGGCTCCACCGACGTCATCGGCAAGGCCTTCGCCGAACGCGGATACGTCGGACTCGTCTACTCGGGGCTGGGCTTCGGAGAGTCCGGCTGCCTCATCACGCTCGACGACCCCGTGATCGACGGCAAGGCGGCCTCCGGGCTCGTCGACTTCCTCGCCGGTACCCGCGCCGCCGACGACGGCACCAAGGCCGACTACGTCACCACGGACGCACCGGGCGACCCGGTGGTCGGCATGATCGGCGGTTCGTACGGCGGAGCCATCCAGATGGCGACCGCCTCCGCCGACCACCGCGTGGACGCACTAGTCCCGCTGATCACCTGGAACGACCTGGCGTACTCGCTCGCCCCCAACGCCGCCGGAGCGTCCCGGGGCGTCTCCTCCGACACGCCCGGTGTCTTCAAGTGGCAGTGGACCAACGGCTTCTACCTGATGGGTGAGGGCCAGCCGCTGCTGGTCCCGAGTCTCGACCCCTCGCGCTTCGGCAGCCTCGGCTGCCTCCACTTCGCCCGGCAGGCGTGCGACATAATCCGGCTCCTGAACTCGGGCCGCTACCCGGCCGACGCGACCGAGGAGATACTGACGTACGCGCGGAGTGTCTCGCCGGCGTCCTATCTGTCCGGTGTCACCGCGCCCACGCTCCTCGTCCAGGGCCAGGCCGACAGCCTGTTCAACCTGAACGAGGCCACGGCCACCTACCGGGCACTCGAGGCCCAGGGCACCACGACGAAGATGATCTGGCAGGCCTGGGGTCACAGCGGCGGTTCCGTACCCGGCGAACTCGACCTGTCGACGGGCAATCTGGAGACCAGCTACGTCGGGCAGCGCATCCTCGCCTGGTTCGACCGCTACCTCCACCACGACGAGTCCACCTCCACCGGCCCCGAGTTCGCCTACTACCGTGACTGGGAGAGCGGCTACGGCACCGCGGCCGCCGTCCCCGGCCTGTCCCGCACCCTGTACCTCTCCGGCGACGGAGCCCTGGTGGACAGCCGCTCGAAGGTCACGCGGGGCAGCCGGCAGTACACCAACTGGCTCCTGCCGACCAGCCACTCGGAGAGCTCCCTCGCCGGGCTCATCGGACTGTCCGACCCGGCGCCGTACGACACCAAGGGCACCTACCTCGGCTGGACCAGTGCGCCGCTGACCGCACCGGTGGACGTCGTCGGCGCGCCGAAGGCCACCCTTAAGGTCGTCTCCCCGAAGACGGAACGGGTCCAGAACAGCGGCGACGCCGCGGACAAGCTGACGCTGTTCGCGAAGGTGTACGACGTGGCACCCGACGGGACCCAGAAGCTGGTGAACCGCCTGGTCGCCCCCGTCCGCGTCCCCGACGTCACCCGCGCCTTCACCGTCGAGCTCCCCGGCATCGTGCACCGGTACGAGACCGGGCACCGGCTGCGGTTCGTGATCGCCGCGAGCGACACGGCGTACTTCGGCAACCGGGGCATCAAGCCGGTGACCGTGGTCAGCGCCCCGCAGGACACCGGCGTCCTGGAACTGCCCGTGATCGGCTGA
- a CDS encoding LD-carboxypeptidase, translated as MTLEPLARPARLRPGARVAVVAPSGPVPPERLERGLDLLRGWDLDPVVAPHVLDTHPELDHLAGTDENRARDLQEAWCDPSVDAVLCARGGFGAHRMVDLLDWPALRAAGPKVFVGYSDVTVLHEAFALRAGFSTLHGPMVATEVFLKDADTQQALCSTLFEPESVQTLGLDTAAALVPGTASGVTYGGCATLLAADAGTPRARTSVRGGLLLLEDIGEEPYRLDGVLTRLLRIGALDGISGVVCGSWEGCGPYEGVRALLADRLGGLGVPVIEELGFGHGPTALTVPLGVPAVLDAPADGGRCTLTSRVPALL; from the coding sequence GTGACCCTGGAGCCCCTCGCCCGTCCGGCCCGGCTGCGGCCCGGTGCCAGGGTCGCGGTCGTCGCCCCCAGCGGACCCGTGCCGCCCGAACGGCTGGAGCGGGGACTCGACCTGCTGCGCGGCTGGGACCTCGACCCCGTCGTGGCCCCCCATGTGCTCGACACGCATCCGGAGCTGGACCACCTCGCCGGCACGGACGAGAACCGCGCCCGGGACCTCCAGGAAGCCTGGTGCGACCCGTCGGTGGACGCCGTTCTGTGCGCCAGGGGAGGATTTGGCGCCCACCGCATGGTCGATCTCCTGGACTGGCCCGCGTTGCGGGCCGCCGGGCCCAAGGTGTTCGTCGGCTACAGCGACGTCACCGTGCTGCACGAGGCCTTCGCCCTGCGGGCCGGTTTCTCGACCCTGCACGGCCCGATGGTCGCCACCGAGGTCTTCCTCAAGGACGCGGACACCCAACAGGCCCTGTGCTCAACCCTGTTCGAGCCCGAGTCGGTGCAGACCCTCGGGCTGGACACGGCGGCCGCGCTGGTGCCGGGCACGGCCTCGGGGGTCACCTACGGTGGCTGTGCGACCCTTCTCGCCGCCGACGCCGGCACCCCGCGCGCCCGGACATCGGTCCGCGGTGGGCTGCTGCTGCTCGAGGACATCGGTGAGGAGCCGTACCGGCTCGACGGGGTCCTCACCCGGCTGCTGCGCATCGGGGCCCTCGACGGGATATCCGGTGTGGTGTGCGGCTCCTGGGAGGGCTGCGGGCCCTACGAGGGGGTGCGGGCCCTCCTCGCCGACCGGCTCGGCGGCCTCGGTGTCCCGGTGATCGAGGAGCTGGGGTTCGGCCACGGCCCCACGGCGCTGACGGTCCCGCTCGGTGTGCCGGCGGTACTGGACGCACCGGCCGACGGCGGCCGCTGCACGCTCACCTCCCGTGTCCCGGCGCTGCTCTGA
- a CDS encoding prolyl oligopeptidase family serine peptidase has product MASTAAYGTWPSPIDAALTASHDGRPEFVGTVGDEVWWTEPRPAEGGRRALVRRRADGTTTSVLPEPWNPRSRVIEYGGVPWAGAPREEGGPLVVFVHFPDQRLYAYAPDGPDEPWPLTPVSGLGCGLRWVDPQLHLGRGEVWCVLEEFTGASPTDVRRVIAAVPLDGSAAGDRGAVRELTDDRNRFVTGPRLSHDGRRAAWIAWDHPQMPWDGTVVKMADVTADGDFTGVRPLVGDFDESVVQVEWDRDGSLLFVSDVGGWWELQRIRPDTVAGAVVPTSRLCGGRSEEFGGPLWKVGLRWFQLLDNGLVAVIHGRGTTALGVLDPETGELVDAVGPWTAWAETLAVQDTRVIGIAASPHSSYEVVELDTATGHTRAIGAPHQDAVDPAYHPEPRIRTFTGPAGREIHAHVYPPRHPDRTGPDGELPPYVIWAHGGPTGRAPLVLDLEIAYFTSRGIGVAEVNYGGSTGYGRAYRERLRGQWGVVDVEDCAAVALGLAEEGSADRDRLAIRGGSAGGWTTAASLTRTDVYACGAISYPILDLEGWATGETHDFESRYLESLVGPYAEVPERYRERSPVNHTDGITAPFLLLQGLDDPICPPVQCERFLAATEGRGIPHAYLTFEGEGHGFRRADTVRRALEAELSLYAQTFGIDRPDVPRLELKK; this is encoded by the coding sequence ATGGCGTCCACAGCGGCGTACGGCACATGGCCGTCACCGATCGACGCGGCGCTGACCGCATCGCACGACGGCAGGCCGGAGTTCGTCGGCACCGTCGGCGACGAGGTGTGGTGGACGGAGCCGCGCCCCGCCGAGGGCGGCCGCCGCGCCCTCGTGCGCCGGAGGGCCGACGGCACTACCACGTCCGTCCTGCCCGAGCCGTGGAACCCCCGCAGCCGCGTCATCGAGTACGGCGGAGTGCCGTGGGCCGGTGCGCCGCGCGAGGAGGGCGGACCCCTGGTCGTGTTCGTCCACTTCCCCGACCAGCGGCTGTACGCCTACGCGCCGGACGGCCCCGACGAGCCGTGGCCGCTCACCCCCGTGTCGGGCCTCGGCTGCGGACTGCGCTGGGTGGACCCGCAGTTGCACCTCGGACGCGGTGAGGTGTGGTGCGTGCTGGAGGAGTTCACCGGCGCATCGCCCACCGACGTCCGGCGCGTGATCGCCGCAGTGCCGCTGGACGGGTCGGCGGCCGGGGACCGTGGCGCCGTACGCGAACTCACCGACGACCGGAACCGGTTCGTCACCGGCCCCAGGCTGTCGCACGACGGCCGCCGCGCGGCCTGGATCGCGTGGGACCATCCGCAGATGCCGTGGGACGGCACCGTCGTGAAGATGGCCGACGTCACGGCCGACGGCGACTTCACCGGGGTCCGGCCCCTGGTCGGCGACTTCGACGAGTCGGTCGTCCAGGTCGAGTGGGACCGGGACGGATCGCTGCTCTTCGTCTCGGACGTCGGGGGCTGGTGGGAGCTCCAGCGGATCAGGCCCGACACCGTCGCCGGGGCCGTCGTGCCCACCAGCCGGCTCTGCGGCGGCCGGAGCGAGGAGTTCGGCGGGCCGCTGTGGAAGGTCGGACTGCGCTGGTTCCAGCTCCTCGACAACGGGCTGGTCGCCGTGATCCACGGCCGGGGCACCACCGCGCTCGGTGTGCTCGACCCGGAGACCGGTGAACTCGTCGACGCCGTGGGCCCCTGGACGGCGTGGGCGGAGACGCTCGCCGTGCAGGACACCAGGGTCATCGGTATCGCCGCGAGCCCCCACAGCTCGTACGAGGTGGTGGAGCTGGACACGGCGACGGGGCACACCCGGGCCATCGGCGCCCCCCACCAGGACGCCGTCGACCCCGCCTACCACCCCGAACCGCGGATCCGCACCTTCACCGGACCGGCGGGCCGCGAGATCCACGCCCATGTGTACCCGCCGCGCCATCCCGACCGCACCGGCCCCGACGGTGAGCTCCCGCCCTACGTCATCTGGGCGCACGGCGGCCCCACCGGCCGCGCCCCGCTCGTACTCGACCTGGAGATCGCCTACTTCACCTCCCGGGGCATCGGCGTCGCGGAGGTGAACTACGGAGGGTCGACCGGCTACGGCCGCGCCTACCGCGAACGGCTCCGCGGACAGTGGGGCGTCGTCGACGTGGAGGACTGCGCCGCCGTCGCCCTGGGGCTGGCCGAGGAGGGCTCCGCCGACCGCGACCGGCTGGCGATCCGGGGCGGAAGCGCCGGGGGATGGACCACCGCCGCCTCCCTCACCCGGACCGATGTCTACGCCTGCGGAGCGATCAGCTACCCGATCCTCGACCTGGAGGGCTGGGCGACCGGTGAGACGCACGACTTCGAATCGCGGTACCTGGAGTCGCTGGTAGGCCCCTACGCCGAGGTGCCCGAGCGCTACCGGGAGCGCTCGCCGGTCAACCACACGGACGGGATCACCGCCCCGTTCCTGCTGCTCCAGGGGCTCGACGACCCGATCTGCCCGCCCGTCCAGTGCGAGCGCTTCCTCGCCGCGACCGAGGGGCGCGGGATCCCGCACGCCTACCTCACCTTCGAGGGGGAGGGCCACGGCTTCCGCCGCGCCGACACCGTACGGCGCGCACTGGAGGCCGAACTCTCCCTCTACGCGCAGACGTTCGGAATCGACCGACCCGACGTGCCACGGCTGGAGCTGAAGAAGTGA
- a CDS encoding M20/M25/M40 family metallo-hydrolase translates to MAEAGNPTGAVDERALEEAVTFTSELIRIDTTNRGDGTCRERPAAEYVAERLADTGLEPALLERTPGRTNVVARIEGTDPSADALLVHGHLDVVPAVADDWTVHPFSGEVRDGVVWGRGAIDMKNMDAMVLAVVRAWARAGVRPRRDIVIAYTADEEASAHDGAGFLADRHPELFEGCTEGISESGAFTFHAGPGMSLYPVAAGERGTGWLKLTAEGKAGHGSKVNRANAVSRIAAAVARIGAHEWPVRLTPTVRAALTEIAALHHIRVDPDAPGFDVDELLGKLGPAAALIEPTVRNSTNPTMLDAGYKVNVIPGHATAQIDGRMVPGGEDEFRETLDRLTGPGVDWEFQHREVALEAPVDSPTYAKMRAAIELFDPDAHVVPYCMSGGTDAKQFSRLGITGYGYSPLKLPVGFDYQALFHGVDERVPVDALHFGVRVLDHFLRTA, encoded by the coding sequence ATGGCTGAGGCGGGCAACCCCACCGGAGCGGTCGACGAGCGGGCGCTCGAGGAAGCGGTGACGTTCACCTCCGAGCTGATCCGGATCGACACCACCAACCGCGGCGACGGCACCTGCCGGGAACGCCCGGCCGCCGAGTACGTCGCCGAGCGGCTGGCGGACACCGGGCTGGAGCCGGCACTCCTGGAGCGCACGCCGGGACGGACCAACGTCGTCGCCCGGATCGAGGGCACCGACCCGTCCGCCGACGCCCTCCTCGTCCACGGTCACCTCGACGTGGTGCCCGCGGTGGCGGACGACTGGACCGTGCACCCCTTCTCCGGGGAGGTGCGCGACGGCGTCGTGTGGGGGCGCGGGGCCATCGACATGAAGAACATGGACGCGATGGTCCTCGCCGTCGTCCGGGCCTGGGCACGTGCGGGCGTACGCCCGCGCCGCGACATCGTCATCGCCTACACGGCCGACGAGGAGGCCAGCGCGCACGACGGCGCCGGCTTCCTCGCCGACCGGCACCCCGAGCTCTTCGAAGGCTGCACGGAGGGCATCAGCGAGTCCGGGGCCTTCACCTTCCACGCAGGGCCCGGCATGTCGCTCTACCCCGTCGCGGCGGGGGAACGCGGCACGGGGTGGCTGAAGCTGACCGCCGAGGGCAAGGCCGGTCACGGCTCCAAGGTCAACAGGGCCAACGCCGTCAGCAGGATCGCCGCAGCCGTCGCCCGGATCGGCGCGCACGAGTGGCCGGTGCGGCTGACCCCGACCGTACGGGCCGCGCTCACCGAGATCGCCGCGCTGCACCACATCCGTGTCGACCCCGACGCCCCCGGATTCGACGTGGACGAGCTGCTCGGCAAGCTCGGCCCGGCCGCCGCACTGATCGAGCCGACCGTGCGCAACAGCACCAACCCGACGATGCTGGACGCCGGTTACAAGGTCAACGTGATCCCGGGGCACGCCACCGCCCAGATCGACGGACGCATGGTCCCCGGGGGCGAGGACGAGTTCCGCGAGACGCTGGACCGGCTGACCGGCCCCGGCGTCGACTGGGAGTTCCAGCACCGCGAGGTCGCCCTCGAAGCCCCGGTCGACTCGCCGACGTACGCGAAGATGCGCGCGGCCATCGAGCTGTTCGACCCGGACGCCCATGTCGTGCCGTACTGCATGTCGGGTGGCACGGACGCCAAGCAGTTCTCCCGTCTGGGCATCACCGGCTACGGCTACTCCCCGCTGAAGCTGCCCGTCGGCTTCGACTACCAGGCGCTGTTCCACGGCGTCGACGAGCGGGTCCCCGTCGACGCCCTGCACTTCGGCGTCCGGGTCCTGGACCACTTCCTGCGCACCGCCTGA